One Keratinibaculum paraultunense genomic window carries:
- the tuf gene encoding elongation factor Tu, with protein sequence MAKEKFERTKPHVNIGTIGHVDHGKTTLTAAITTVLNKRLGAGQVMSYDNIDKAPEERERGITISTSHVEYETENRHYAHVDCPGHADYVKNMITGAAQMDGAILVVSAADGAMPQTREHILLARQVGVPNIVVFLNKADMVDDEELIELVEMEVRELLSEYGFDGDNTSVIVGSALKAIEDPEGPWGDKIMELMEAVDRDIPEPEREIDKPFLMPVEDVFSITGRGTVATGRVERGVIKTGDSVEIVGLRDEPREVVVTGIEMFRKILDEAQAGDNIGALLRGVQRDEIERGQVLAKPGSITPHTKFEAEVYVLTKEEGGRHTPFFDGYRPQFYFRTTDVTGEIRLQEGVEMVMPGDNAKFTIELITPIALEEGLRFAIREGGRTVGAGVVTKIIE encoded by the coding sequence ATGGCTAAAGAAAAATTTGAAAGAACTAAACCTCATGTAAATATAGGTACAATAGGTCACGTAGACCATGGTAAAACTACATTAACAGCAGCAATAACAACAGTATTAAACAAAAGACTAGGGGCAGGGCAAGTAATGAGTTATGACAATATAGACAAAGCTCCAGAAGAAAGGGAAAGAGGAATAACTATATCTACATCTCACGTAGAATATGAAACAGAAAATCGTCACTATGCCCACGTAGACTGTCCAGGGCATGCTGACTATGTAAAGAATATGATTACAGGAGCAGCACAAATGGACGGAGCAATTCTTGTAGTATCAGCAGCAGACGGAGCGATGCCCCAAACAAGAGAGCATATATTATTAGCAAGGCAAGTAGGTGTACCAAATATAGTAGTATTTTTAAACAAAGCAGACATGGTAGACGATGAAGAATTAATTGAACTAGTAGAAATGGAAGTAAGAGAACTACTAAGCGAATATGGATTTGATGGAGATAATACGAGTGTAATAGTAGGTTCAGCACTAAAAGCTATAGAAGACCCAGAAGGTCCATGGGGAGACAAGATAATGGAACTAATGGAAGCAGTAGATAGAGACATACCAGAACCAGAAAGAGAAATAGACAAACCATTTTTAATGCCAGTAGAAGACGTATTTAGTATAACAGGAAGAGGAACAGTAGCAACAGGTAGAGTAGAAAGAGGAGTAATAAAGACAGGAGACAGTGTAGAAATAGTTGGATTAAGAGACGAACCAAGAGAAGTAGTAGTAACAGGAATAGAAATGTTTAGGAAGATACTAGATGAAGCACAAGCAGGAGATAATATAGGAGCATTGTTAAGAGGCGTACAAAGAGACGAAATAGAAAGAGGTCAAGTACTAGCAAAACCAGGAAGCATAACTCCCCATACAAAATTTGAAGCAGAAGTATACGTACTAACAAAAGAAGAAGGTGGAAGACATACTCCATTCTTTGATGGATATAGACCACAATTTTACTTTAGAACTACAGATGTAACAGGAGAAATAAGACTACAAGAAGGCGTAGAGATGGTAATGCCAGGAGACAATGCTAAATTTACCATAGAACTAATAACTCCAATAGCATTGGAAGAAGGATTAAGATTTGCTATTCGTGAAGGTGGAAGAACTGTAGGTGCTGGAGTTGTTACTAAGATAATTGAGTAA
- the rplL gene encoding 50S ribosomal protein L7/L12, whose product MASEKVLNLIEEVKSLTVLELSELVKALEEEFGVSAQAPVATVAAPAAGGGEAQEEEKTEFDVILKGPGQEKIKVIKAVRDITGLGLKEAKDLVDNAPKPIKEGIAKEEAEELKSKLEEVGAEVELK is encoded by the coding sequence ATGGCAAGTGAAAAAGTATTAAATTTAATTGAAGAAGTAAAGAGTTTAACAGTATTAGAGTTATCTGAATTAGTAAAGGCTTTAGAAGAAGAATTTGGAGTTAGTGCTCAAGCACCAGTTGCAACTGTAGCAGCACCAGCAGCAGGTGGAGGAGAAGCTCAAGAAGAAGAAAAGACAGAATTTGATGTTATATTGAAAGGACCAGGACAAGAAAAAATAAAAGTTATTAAAGCTGTTAGAGATATAACTGGTTTAGGATTAAAAGAAGCTAAAGATTTAGTAGACAATGCACCAAAACCAATTAAAGAAGGAATTGCAAAAGAAGAAGCAGAAGAATTAAAATCCAAACTAGAAGAAGTTGGTGCAGAAGTAGAATTAAAATAA
- the rpoB gene encoding DNA-directed RNA polymerase subunit beta has product MVHPVRYGKRVRMSYSRINEVLDLPDLIEVQKSSYEWFLKEGLREVFEDISPIQDYTGNLILEFVDYYIDENEPKYSEDEARERDANYSAPLKAKVRLINKETGEIKEQEVFMGDFPLMTEKGTFIINGAERVVVSQLVRSPGVYYSEEIDKTGQKLYSATVIPNRGTWLEYETDSNSIVHVRIDRTRKLTITTLLRALGLKTDADIIDILGETEEVLKTLEKDNTNTEEEALIEIYKRLRPGEPPTVENAKSLLDSLFFEPRRYDLAKVGRYKFNKKLALRNRIIGRIAAEDISDPETGELFVAKGEKITREKAIAIENSGINKVDIQVNNDKIVRVIGNHFVDGKAFNLPFSLEELGLKEKVYYPIMKELVETYNDPEELKEAIRDRNRELSPKHIIKDDIIASINYQFNLFSEVGMTDDIDHLGNRRVRSVGELLQNQFRIGLSRMERVVRERMTIQDVDVATPQALINIRPVVAAIKEFFGSSQLSQFMDQTNPLAELTHKRRLSALGPGGLSREGAGFEVRDVHHSHYGRMCPIETPEGPNIGLITSLTTYARINEYGFIEAPYRKVDKERGVVLDTVEYLTADEEDEFVKAQSNEPLDEEGRFINQRVVARGKNGVIDIYPASEVDYMDVSPKQIVSVGTAMIPFLENDDANRALMGANMQRQAVPLLKAEAPIIGTGIEYKAARDSGVVIIARNSGTVVKVSSEEILIERDEDGQIDRYKLLKFKRSNQGTTINQRPIVAKGEKVEKGQVIADGPSTDLGEIALGKNLLVAFMTWEGYNYEDAILINEKLVIEDTLTSIHIEEYESEARDTKLGPEEITRDIPNVGDDMLKDLDERGIVRIGAEVKAGDILVGKVTPKGETELTAEERLLRAIFGEKAREVRDTSLKVPHGESGIVVDVKIFSRENGDELSPGVNQMVRVYVATKRKISVGDKMCGRHGNKGVISRILPEEDMPYLPDGTPVEIVLNPLGVPSRMNLGQVLEVHLGLAAKKLGWHVATPVFDGASDQEIMEALRMAGYPESGKIELRDGRTGEKLNNPVTVGYMYMLKLHHLVDDKIHARSTGPYSLVTQQPLGGKAQFGGQRFGEMEVWALEAYGAAHTLQEMLTVKSDDVIGRVKTYEAIVKGDNIPEPGVPESFKVLVKELQSLALDVKLLTEEDDEIEIKESIDDDIDDLDLMSDELIDNSLDDEDDDYEELD; this is encoded by the coding sequence ATGGTACATCCTGTTAGATACGGAAAACGAGTCAGGATGAGTTATTCACGTATCAATGAAGTATTAGATCTGCCAGATTTAATAGAAGTTCAAAAAAGTTCATATGAATGGTTCCTAAAAGAGGGGTTAAGAGAAGTATTTGAAGATATTTCCCCCATACAGGACTATACGGGCAATTTAATTTTAGAATTTGTAGATTACTATATCGATGAAAACGAACCTAAATATAGCGAAGATGAAGCAAGAGAAAGAGATGCTAATTATTCAGCACCTTTAAAAGCAAAGGTTCGGCTTATAAACAAGGAAACAGGAGAAATAAAGGAACAAGAAGTATTTATGGGAGATTTCCCACTGATGACAGAGAAGGGAACCTTTATAATTAATGGAGCAGAAAGAGTTGTGGTAAGTCAATTAGTAAGATCTCCAGGAGTATATTATTCTGAAGAAATTGATAAAACAGGTCAAAAACTTTATTCTGCAACAGTTATCCCTAATAGAGGAACTTGGTTGGAATATGAAACAGATTCTAATAGCATAGTTCATGTTAGAATTGATAGAACACGAAAACTTACTATTACTACTTTATTGAGAGCATTGGGACTTAAAACAGATGCAGACATAATAGATATTTTAGGAGAAACAGAAGAAGTTTTAAAGACATTGGAAAAAGATAATACTAATACAGAAGAGGAAGCTTTAATTGAAATATATAAAAGATTGAGACCAGGAGAACCTCCTACAGTGGAAAATGCTAAATCTTTGTTAGATAGTTTATTTTTTGAACCTAGAAGATATGATTTAGCAAAAGTAGGGCGCTATAAATTTAATAAAAAATTGGCATTACGTAATAGAATAATAGGAAGAATAGCTGCGGAAGATATTTCTGATCCAGAAACAGGAGAATTGTTTGTAGCTAAGGGTGAGAAAATTACAAGAGAAAAAGCTATAGCTATTGAAAATAGTGGAATTAACAAAGTAGATATTCAGGTAAACAACGACAAAATTGTTCGTGTAATAGGGAATCACTTTGTTGATGGAAAAGCTTTCAATTTACCTTTTTCATTGGAAGAATTAGGTTTAAAAGAAAAGGTATATTATCCAATTATGAAAGAATTAGTAGAAACTTATAATGATCCAGAAGAATTAAAAGAAGCTATAAGAGATAGAAACAGAGAATTATCACCAAAGCATATAATTAAAGACGATATAATTGCAAGCATAAATTATCAGTTTAACCTATTCAGTGAAGTAGGGATGACTGATGATATAGATCATTTAGGCAATAGAAGAGTTCGTTCTGTAGGGGAATTGTTACAAAACCAATTTAGAATAGGTTTATCGAGAATGGAAAGGGTTGTAAGAGAAAGGATGACTATACAGGATGTAGATGTAGCTACTCCTCAAGCCCTTATAAATATAAGACCAGTTGTAGCAGCTATAAAAGAATTTTTTGGTAGCAGTCAATTATCTCAATTTATGGATCAAACAAATCCTTTAGCAGAGTTAACTCATAAAAGACGTTTATCAGCTTTAGGACCTGGAGGTTTAAGTCGAGAAGGAGCTGGATTTGAAGTAAGAGACGTCCATCATTCTCATTATGGTAGGATGTGTCCAATTGAAACTCCAGAAGGTCCTAATATTGGATTGATAACTTCATTAACTACTTATGCTAGAATTAACGAATATGGATTTATAGAAGCTCCTTATAGGAAAGTGGATAAAGAAAGAGGAGTTGTTTTAGATACTGTTGAATATTTAACTGCTGATGAAGAAGATGAGTTTGTAAAAGCTCAATCTAATGAGCCTTTAGATGAAGAAGGAAGGTTTATAAACCAAAGGGTAGTAGCTCGAGGGAAAAATGGAGTAATAGACATATATCCTGCTAGTGAAGTGGACTATATGGACGTTTCCCCTAAGCAAATTGTATCTGTTGGTACAGCTATGATTCCATTTTTGGAAAATGATGATGCTAACAGGGCATTAATGGGTGCAAATATGCAACGTCAAGCTGTACCACTTTTAAAAGCTGAAGCACCAATAATAGGTACGGGAATTGAATATAAAGCTGCAAGAGATTCTGGAGTGGTTATAATAGCTAGAAATTCAGGAACTGTAGTAAAGGTAAGTTCTGAGGAAATACTAATTGAAAGAGATGAAGATGGGCAAATAGATCGCTATAAGCTTTTAAAATTCAAACGTTCTAATCAAGGTACTACCATAAATCAAAGGCCAATAGTAGCAAAAGGTGAAAAAGTAGAAAAAGGTCAAGTTATTGCAGATGGTCCTAGTACAGATTTAGGAGAAATTGCGCTAGGGAAAAATTTACTAGTGGCTTTTATGACTTGGGAAGGATATAACTATGAAGATGCTATACTGATAAATGAAAAATTGGTAATTGAGGATACTTTAACTTCTATTCATATAGAAGAATATGAATCAGAAGCTAGAGATACCAAATTAGGTCCAGAGGAGATTACACGGGATATTCCCAATGTTGGCGATGATATGCTAAAAGATTTAGATGAAAGAGGGATTGTAAGGATTGGAGCAGAAGTAAAAGCTGGTGATATATTGGTAGGAAAGGTTACTCCTAAAGGGGAAACAGAGCTTACTGCTGAAGAAAGGCTCCTAAGAGCTATATTTGGTGAAAAAGCTAGAGAAGTTAGGGATACTTCTCTAAAGGTCCCCCATGGAGAGTCAGGAATAGTGGTAGATGTAAAGATATTTTCAAGAGAAAATGGCGATGAATTATCCCCTGGTGTAAATCAAATGGTTAGAGTTTATGTAGCAACTAAGAGAAAAATAAGCGTAGGGGATAAAATGTGTGGACGTCATGGTAATAAAGGAGTAATATCTAGGATATTGCCTGAAGAAGATATGCCTTATTTACCAGATGGGACACCAGTAGAAATAGTGCTAAATCCATTAGGAGTACCTTCCCGTATGAATTTAGGGCAAGTATTGGAAGTTCATTTAGGATTAGCTGCAAAGAAACTAGGCTGGCATGTAGCTACACCTGTATTTGATGGAGCTAGCGATCAAGAGATAATGGAAGCTCTAAGAATGGCAGGATATCCTGAAAGTGGTAAAATCGAACTTAGAGATGGAAGAACAGGAGAAAAACTAAATAATCCTGTTACTGTAGGTTATATGTATATGCTGAAACTTCATCACTTAGTTGATGATAAAATTCATGCTAGATCTACTGGACCTTATTCTCTTGTAACGCAACAGCCCCTTGGAGGTAAAGCTCAATTTGGAGGACAAAGATTTGGGGAAATGGAAGTGTGGGCATTGGAAGCTTATGGAGCAGCTCATACATTACAAGAGATGTTGACTGTAAAATCTGACGATGTAATAGGCAGGGTTAAAACTTATGAAGCTATTGTAAAAGGGGACAATATTCCTGAGCCAGGAGTACCAGAATCTTTTAAAGTTTTGGTAAAAGAGTTACAAAGTTTAGCATTAGATGTAAAATTATTAACTGAAGAAGATGATGAAATAGAGATTAAAGAATCCATAGATGATGATATAGATGATTTGGACTTAATGAGTGATGAATTAATTGATAATAGTCTAGATGATGAAGATGACGACTACGAAGAGCTAGATTAA
- the rplJ gene encoding 50S ribosomal protein L10 — MKEKVLEEKKKIVDEITEKINKAQGMVLVDYRGLKVDEVTELRNKYREAGVDYKVYKNTMMRFAFKEAGLEEFNQYLTGPNAIAFGFEDPVQVAKITHEFAKKHKELEIKAGIIDGKIINVDEVKNLASLPSKEILIAQVLGGLNAPIAGFANVLQGTIRKLVYALDAIREKQEAQGA, encoded by the coding sequence TTGAAGGAGAAGGTTTTAGAAGAAAAGAAAAAAATAGTTGATGAAATAACTGAAAAAATTAATAAAGCTCAAGGCATGGTACTTGTAGATTATAGAGGGTTAAAAGTAGATGAAGTAACAGAATTAAGAAATAAATACAGAGAGGCTGGAGTTGATTATAAGGTATATAAAAATACCATGATGAGATTTGCATTTAAAGAGGCAGGTCTAGAAGAGTTTAATCAATATTTAACTGGACCAAATGCAATTGCATTTGGTTTTGAAGACCCAGTACAGGTAGCTAAAATTACTCATGAATTTGCAAAAAAACATAAGGAACTTGAAATTAAAGCAGGCATAATAGATGGTAAGATAATAAATGTAGATGAAGTTAAGAATTTAGCAAGCTTACCATCAAAAGAAATTCTTATAGCACAAGTATTAGGCGGATTAAATGCACCTATAGCAGGATTTGCTAATGTTTTACAAGGTACAATTAGAAAACTTGTATATGCATTAGATGCTATAAGAGAAAAACAAGAAGCACAAGGAGCTTAA
- the rpmG gene encoding 50S ribosomal protein L33 — MRDRIILACTDCKQRNYTTTKNKRNNTERLEIRKYCKFCKTHTVHKETK; from the coding sequence ATGAGGGATAGGATTATATTAGCCTGTACCGATTGTAAGCAAAGAAATTATACTACAACTAAGAATAAAAGGAACAATACAGAGAGATTAGAGATTAGGAAGTATTGTAAGTTTTGCAAAACCCACACTGTTCATAAAGAAACTAAGTAG
- the nusG gene encoding transcription termination/antitermination protein NusG, which yields MVDNNESRAEREKKAKWYVVHTYSGYENKVKATIEKMVENRGMIDDIFEVVVPTEEYIDTKSSNKKIKERKLFPGYVLIKMIINDVSWYLVRNTRGVTGFVGPGSKPVPLSDEEVRALGVQDVTLPSIDLKEGDSVKVITGPFENFMGTVDSINLEKKKIKVYISMFGRETLVELDFDQIERL from the coding sequence ATGGTGGATAATAATGAAAGTAGAGCAGAGCGGGAAAAAAAGGCTAAATGGTATGTGGTTCACACCTACTCTGGTTATGAAAATAAAGTAAAAGCTACCATTGAAAAAATGGTTGAAAACAGGGGAATGATTGATGACATATTTGAAGTAGTAGTGCCTACTGAAGAATATATAGATACAAAAAGTAGTAATAAAAAGATTAAAGAAAGAAAACTTTTCCCTGGATATGTTCTTATAAAAATGATAATAAATGATGTATCCTGGTATCTTGTAAGAAACACAAGAGGAGTTACAGGTTTTGTAGGTCCAGGTTCTAAGCCAGTGCCATTATCAGATGAAGAAGTAAGAGCTTTAGGAGTACAAGATGTAACATTACCATCTATAGACTTAAAAGAAGGAGATTCTGTTAAAGTAATAACAGGACCTTTTGAAAATTTCATGGGAACTGTTGATAGCATTAATTTGGAAAAGAAAAAGATTAAAGTTTATATATCCATGTTTGGCAGAGAAACCCTTGTAGAATTGGATTTTGATCAGATAGAGAGGTTATAG
- a CDS encoding NYN domain-containing protein: MAGKDRKPKEYLFVDGYNIINSWENLRELSNISLEVAREELIDIMSEYQHYSGIKTIIVFDAHMVKGNSGKREIVKEVEVVYTKEYETADQYIEKVLDDLGRIEKIRVATSDWMEQQIVLGRGGTRISARELELEIKGYKRMIRQKRKIENEKNDILLGKLDEETIEKLNKLIKKKE, translated from the coding sequence GTGGCAGGAAAAGACAGAAAACCTAAGGAATATTTATTTGTTGATGGCTATAACATAATCAATTCCTGGGAAAACTTACGGGAGTTGAGCAATATAAGTTTAGAGGTGGCAAGGGAAGAGTTAATAGATATAATGTCTGAATATCAGCATTATTCTGGGATCAAAACAATAATAGTATTTGACGCTCATATGGTAAAAGGAAACAGTGGGAAAAGAGAAATTGTGAAAGAAGTAGAAGTTGTTTACACTAAAGAGTACGAGACAGCAGATCAATATATAGAAAAGGTATTGGATGATTTAGGGAGAATAGAAAAAATTAGAGTTGCTACTTCTGATTGGATGGAACAACAGATAGTATTAGGCAGAGGGGGTACTCGGATATCCGCTAGAGAATTGGAGTTGGAAATAAAGGGGTATAAGAGAATGATAAGACAAAAAAGGAAGATAGAGAATGAAAAAAATGATATTTTATTGGGAAAATTAGATGAAGAAACAATAGAAAAACTTAACAAGTTGATTAAAAAAAAGGAATAG
- the rplA gene encoding 50S ribosomal protein L1, translating into MSKRGKKYQESFKLVDRTRLYDVEEAIELVQKTAKANFDETVELAVKLGVDPKHADQQVRGAVVLPHGTGRTRTVLVFAKGEKAKEAEEAGADYVGGEELVEKIQNENWLDFDVVVATPDMMGVVGKIGRILGPKGLMPNPKSGTVTFDVGKAVKEIKAGKVEYRVDKSGIIHVPIGKVSFGIEKLKENFATIMEEIIKARPAATKGRYLRSITLSSTMGPGIKVNPQQLVDKFVVKKEK; encoded by the coding sequence ATGTCAAAAAGAGGGAAAAAATATCAAGAAAGCTTTAAATTAGTTGATAGAACCCGTTTATATGATGTAGAAGAAGCAATAGAATTAGTTCAAAAAACTGCTAAAGCAAATTTTGATGAAACTGTTGAATTAGCAGTAAAACTTGGAGTGGATCCTAAACATGCAGATCAACAAGTAAGAGGTGCAGTAGTGCTACCTCATGGTACAGGAAGAACTAGAACTGTTTTAGTATTTGCTAAGGGTGAAAAGGCCAAAGAAGCTGAAGAAGCAGGAGCAGATTATGTAGGTGGAGAAGAATTAGTAGAAAAGATTCAAAATGAAAACTGGCTTGATTTTGATGTTGTAGTTGCTACACCTGATATGATGGGAGTGGTAGGTAAAATTGGTAGAATCCTTGGTCCCAAAGGGCTTATGCCTAATCCAAAATCAGGAACAGTTACATTTGATGTAGGAAAAGCAGTAAAAGAAATTAAAGCTGGTAAAGTTGAATATAGAGTTGATAAATCAGGTATAATACATGTGCCAATAGGAAAAGTTTCTTTTGGCATAGAAAAATTAAAAGAAAATTTTGCTACTATAATGGAGGAAATAATTAAAGCTAGACCAGCTGCTACAAAAGGTAGATATTTAAGAAGTATTACCCTATCAAGCACTATGGGGCCTGGTATAAAGGTTAATCCACAGCAATTAGTTGATAAATTTGTTGTAAAAAAAGAAAAATAA
- the sigH gene encoding RNA polymerase sporulation sigma factor SigH codes for MSIYDDMKDEDVVERAKTGDPLALDYLMSKYKSFVKLKSRSYFLIGADNEDIIQEGMIGLYKAIRDYDKDKLTSFKAFAELCITRQIITAIKTATRQKHIPLNSYISLNKPIYDEESDRTLLDVISGTKVTDPEELVISSEELCFMENQMVELLSDLEWDVLMAYLEGKTYQEIADELNRHVKSIDNALQRVKRKLERYLELREN; via the coding sequence ATGTCTATCTATGATGATATGAAAGATGAAGATGTAGTAGAAAGAGCTAAAACTGGAGATCCCTTAGCATTAGACTATTTAATGTCAAAATATAAAAGTTTTGTCAAATTAAAATCCAGATCTTATTTTTTAATAGGAGCAGATAATGAAGATATTATTCAAGAAGGAATGATTGGTCTTTATAAAGCTATTCGTGATTATGATAAGGACAAGCTAACTTCTTTTAAAGCTTTTGCAGAACTTTGTATAACAAGACAGATAATTACTGCAATTAAAACGGCTACAAGACAAAAACATATACCATTAAATTCTTACATATCTTTGAATAAGCCTATATATGACGAGGAATCTGATAGGACTTTATTAGATGTAATATCAGGAACGAAAGTTACTGATCCAGAGGAGTTGGTAATTAGTAGTGAAGAATTGTGTTTTATGGAAAATCAGATGGTTGAACTATTAAGTGATTTAGAATGGGATGTACTTATGGCATACCTAGAAGGGAAAACATATCAAGAGATTGCCGATGAATTGAATAGGCATGTTAAAAGTATTGATAATGCTTTACAAAGAGTAAAACGGAAATTAGAGAGGTACCTTGAATTAAGAGAAAATTAA
- the rlmB gene encoding 23S rRNA (guanosine(2251)-2'-O)-methyltransferase RlmB, translating into MKEQYIVGRNPVLEVLKTGKEIERIFVLKGELKGSINKIIGIAKDRGIPIQQVDKSKLDNISKGSVHQGVAALIAPYVYSSVDEILQKAKKSSQSPFILILDGIEDPHNLGAIVRTAECAGVHGVIIPNRRAAQVTEGVYKSSAGAVEHMLIAKVNNISDTIEYLKKKDLWIYGADVEGEDYYNVELTGPIALVIGSEGKGISRLVKEKCDFLLKIPMFGDIASLNASNAASILIYEVVRQNRGRKRQKT; encoded by the coding sequence ATGAAGGAGCAATATATAGTTGGAAGAAATCCTGTATTGGAAGTATTAAAAACAGGAAAAGAAATAGAGAGGATATTTGTATTAAAAGGAGAATTAAAAGGTTCCATAAATAAAATTATAGGTATAGCTAAAGATAGGGGCATACCGATACAACAGGTAGACAAATCTAAACTAGATAATATATCCAAAGGAAGCGTCCATCAAGGAGTAGCTGCTTTGATTGCTCCTTATGTATATTCTTCTGTGGATGAAATATTGCAAAAAGCTAAAAAATCAAGCCAGTCTCCTTTTATATTAATACTTGATGGAATAGAAGATCCTCATAATCTAGGAGCTATAGTTCGTACTGCTGAATGTGCTGGAGTGCATGGAGTTATAATTCCTAACAGAAGAGCTGCTCAAGTTACAGAAGGAGTTTACAAAAGTTCAGCAGGTGCAGTGGAGCATATGTTAATTGCAAAGGTTAATAATATATCTGATACAATAGAATATTTAAAAAAGAAAGATCTTTGGATATATGGTGCTGATGTAGAAGGAGAAGATTATTATAATGTAGAATTAACAGGACCTATAGCATTGGTAATAGGTAGTGAAGGTAAAGGTATATCTAGATTGGTTAAGGAAAAATGTGATTTTTTATTAAAAATCCCCATGTTTGGAGATATTGCATCATTAAACGCTTCTAATGCCGCCTCAATACTTATATATGAAGTGGTAAGACAAAATCGTGGCAGGAAAAGACAGAAAACCTAA
- the secE gene encoding preprotein translocase subunit SecE, with protein MSAQTGAKKGKISTYFKGVKAEMKKVIWPSRKELINYTVVVVLISVIVSLIVWVLDLGIHRILSLIIK; from the coding sequence ATGTCAGCTCAAACTGGTGCAAAAAAAGGGAAAATAAGCACTTATTTTAAAGGTGTTAAAGCTGAAATGAAAAAAGTTATTTGGCCAAGCAGGAAGGAACTGATAAACTATACGGTTGTAGTGGTTTTAATCAGTGTTATTGTAAGTTTAATAGTATGGGTATTAGATTTAGGGATACATCGAATATTATCATTGATTATTAAGTAG
- the rplK gene encoding 50S ribosomal protein L11: MAKKVIAVVKLQIPAGKATPAPPVGTALGPHGVNIMQFTKEFNARTADQAGMIIPVILTVYQDRSFTFVTKTPPVSVLIKKAIGIEKGSGEPNKTKVGTISKDKVKEIAEIKMPDLNTTSIEAAMSMVAGTARSMGVVVED; this comes from the coding sequence ATGGCTAAAAAAGTCATAGCTGTTGTAAAATTACAGATACCAGCTGGCAAAGCTACTCCAGCACCACCTGTAGGTACTGCATTAGGACCTCATGGAGTAAATATAATGCAATTTACTAAAGAGTTTAATGCAAGAACTGCAGATCAAGCTGGAATGATTATACCAGTTATTCTTACGGTTTACCAAGATAGATCTTTTACCTTCGTTACTAAAACACCACCTGTTTCAGTATTGATAAAGAAGGCTATAGGAATTGAAAAAGGTTCTGGCGAACCTAATAAAACTAAAGTTGGTACAATTTCTAAGGATAAAGTTAAAGAAATTGCTGAGATAAAGATGCCAGATTTAAATACAACAAGTATTGAAGCTGCCATGAGTATGGTAGCTGGAACAGCCCGAAGCATGGGTGTTGTTGTAGAAGACTAA
- the thyX gene encoding FAD-dependent thymidylate synthase → MKVELLRYTQEGEKLVASAAKLCYSSVGIGEIEDNLEGKSIEKFLDMLMDLGHESPMEHVSFTFGVEGVSRTLTHQLVRHRIASYSQQSQRYVRLEQFEYIIPPSIAENEQAKKIFIEAMEKDQQYYNRLTDILFNKYYNDFIKQGVGQKEAKRKAEKLAIEDARYVFPNACETKIVFTMNARSLLNFFRLRTCNRAQWEIRNMAMEMLKLVKGVYPILFKHAGPACLKGACPEGNMTCGKILEVRERFANI, encoded by the coding sequence TTGAAAGTAGAATTATTAAGATATACTCAAGAAGGAGAAAAATTAGTTGCTTCGGCAGCTAAATTGTGCTATTCCTCTGTGGGAATTGGAGAGATAGAGGATAATTTAGAGGGCAAAAGCATAGAAAAATTTTTAGATATGTTAATGGATTTAGGGCATGAATCCCCCATGGAGCATGTAAGTTTTACCTTTGGAGTAGAAGGGGTATCTAGAACATTAACGCACCAACTAGTTAGACACAGAATAGCCAGTTATTCACAACAATCTCAAAGATATGTAAGACTAGAACAATTTGAATATATAATACCTCCATCTATTGCAGAAAATGAACAAGCAAAAAAAATATTTATAGAAGCTATGGAAAAAGATCAACAATATTATAATAGATTAACAGATATATTGTTTAATAAATATTACAACGATTTTATAAAACAAGGAGTAGGACAAAAAGAAGCTAAACGAAAAGCGGAAAAGTTGGCTATAGAAGATGCCCGATATGTGTTTCCCAATGCTTGTGAAACTAAAATAGTGTTCACAATGAATGCCCGTTCCCTATTAAATTTCTTTAGACTTCGTACATGCAATCGAGCACAATGGGAAATAAGGAATATGGCAATGGAAATGTTAAAATTAGTCAAGGGAGTATATCCTATTTTGTTTAAACATGCAGGTCCTGCATGTTTAAAAGGAGCTTGTCCTGAAGGCAATATGACTTGTGGGAAAATACTGGAAGTTAGAGAGAGGTTTGCTAATATATAA